A window of Chryseobacterium sp. IHB B 17019 genomic DNA:
ATGGTAAACTGTAGGTAAAATGAAAGGTCGTTATACGTAAGCATCACTTTTCAGCAATAATTGATAGTTTCCGACAGGGTCGCTGGCTGTAAACGGGGGACGCGGAGTAGAATAATTTTCTGCACTTTGGCTGATGCTGTTGATATCGATATCTTTTACGGTGATAATTTCTATATGATAATCATTTATGGAGGTATTCTCTTGCAATTCGTTCGTAAGCCCGAAAAAGCAGGTGCACGACTGGTCAATATCCAGATCCATCCTTTCATAATCATCAAAAGGAATAGAGATCACCTGAAAAAGCTCTGATTTTTGCGCTTCAAGCCACGCACTGCAATACATATTAAACCTGAAGTTACGGTAAATAGCAGATTCAGAGGTAATTGGCAGTTCCGAATCTAACTCTGTATTCGCTATATCTCCTGGAGGTAAACGGGTGAAATCCTTTACTGAGATATAATTAAAATTCCCCTGTGCATCACTTTTAGAATCAATAAGAAAGAATTTAAGAGATTCATTATCAATACCTACATACGCATGAATGTTTTTGACAGCTTCACTTCCAAGTAGGTTTTTCCATTCTTTTATTTCGCTGGCGTCAACAGAAAAATGAGTACCCTGACTGAGGTATTTTATGATTTCTTTTCCGCTTTGCGTATTCCCGTTTTTATAAGAATCTATTAGAGTTTTCCAGCTTTTGACAGCTTGGTAGATGGTGTCAATGTCCATGTTATTTTTATTTGTGAAATGGTATAATTATTAGTGTTGAAATTTACAAAAAAAAGCCATTATATCTGCTGTTAAATCACTTTTTGGTGGGAAAATTCTAATATTTACTATAAATAAAAGCAATAGGTGAAAAAATATTTAAAAATAAAGGGTCCTAATCCGGAAATTTCAAGCTTACTATTTTTATTATAGATCGTCTTTATTTTGTAATTTTAAAGCAACTATCTCCTCAATTTAAATAACCAGATTTGAAACTTCCATTATCATATTATCTCAATCAAGATGCTGTTTTCCTTGCAAAAGACCTATTGGGAAAAGTACTTTTTACTAAAATAAATGACGAAATAACTGCCGGAATAATAGTAGAAACAGAAGCCTATTCCGGAATACAGGACAAAGCATCGCACGCCTACGGAGGACGGCGGACCAACCGCACCGAAACCCTGTACAATAAAGGAGGTGTTTCTTACGTGTACCTCTGCTACGGGATTCATCACCTTTTTAATATTGTGACCTCGGTTGAAGATGAGCCACACGGTATTTTAATAAGAGCCGTTGAGCCGCTAATCGGCCATGAAATAATAGAAAAAAGAAGAAACATGCCTTTTACAAAACCTGCTGTTTCGTCCGGACCCGGTTCTGTAGCCCGAGCTTTGGGAATTGATGGTTCTTTCAATAAAAAAAGCTTTAGCGAAGATGAAATCTGGGTTGAAGATCACGGCATTCGTTACACACAGGATCAGATCGCCGAAGTACCGCGGGTAGGAGTAGGCTATGCTCAGGAACACGCACTTTTGCCGTGGAGGTTTTTCGTGAAAGGTAATAAATATGTAAGCAAACCAAATAAGTATTGATGTTTCAGATCTTGATTGGTCAAATTAAATTCAATAAAAAAGCAGCTGTACAATGTATAGCTGCTCTCCCTAAGATTATTTAATAAGTAAAAACTTTCTAAATCTGATATTAAAAATTTTAAAAAAAGAGACCACTCCACAATCAGAGTGATCTCGACATAAAATATTCCCTTT
This region includes:
- a CDS encoding DNA-3-methyladenine glycosylase — encoded protein: MKLPLSYYLNQDAVFLAKDLLGKVLFTKINDEITAGIIVETEAYSGIQDKASHAYGGRRTNRTETLYNKGGVSYVYLCYGIHHLFNIVTSVEDEPHGILIRAVEPLIGHEIIEKRRNMPFTKPAVSSGPGSVARALGIDGSFNKKSFSEDEIWVEDHGIRYTQDQIAEVPRVGVGYAQEHALLPWRFFVKGNKYVSKPNKY